A stretch of the Vigna radiata var. radiata cultivar VC1973A chromosome 7, Vradiata_ver6, whole genome shotgun sequence genome encodes the following:
- the LOC106765523 gene encoding ATP-dependent DNA helicase Q-like 5 isoform X1, producing MESDSDSDGSHISATPPRNLSLSPPRPSPTRPLPPPLVVSNKSRIRIKPSKSKPAPSGSSKAPSKPEPVLETPLSLPTDLPFQIRRPSDAPSVSSSIETLPAGFFSSSHSASFAKIRRPLINQEPSVIEPVLTTTASDSRADSTDARTRRKTRLPNLIGASAPMPTVKPRPCSGGDGNFVRLNLSGKRRKFLNKKGKSSGKRYKRGKFISRHEREGKEKDIGELKQRGDCKIREIDCAVVEEAVAATLDEPSEENLVKILKLVYGYDCFRDGQVEAIQMVLAGKSGAVVLPTGAGKSLCYQLPALILPGITLVVSPLLALMIDQLRQLPYVIKGGLLTSTQTPEEASESLMQLRQGEIKLLFVSPERFLNEGFLSIISSLPAISLVVIDEAHCISEWSHNFRPSFMRLRASLLRKTLNVRAVLAMTATATTTTLDAIMSALDIPHSNLIQKAHFRDNFHLSVSMVRNRQVIRFYIVLELVYFHCLNFVKLMFEFFEHIRMKDLLIMIKSPPFAEVQSIIIYCKFQYETDQISRYLNDHSILAKSYHSGITAKERSYVQDLFNSNKIRVVVATVAFGMGLDKSDVGAVIHYSLPESLEEYVQEIGRAGRDGRLSYCHLFYDDETFFKLRSLMYSEGVDEYAVNKFLREVFPSDKSSCGKICSLIKESASRRLDMKEEVMLTLLTRLELGNVQYLQLLPQINATCTLAFHKTSPPLLAQKVSAIAAILKRSESKRGQYIFDIPTVANDMGVTAVKLTNQLYDLKLMGEITYEMKDMAYCYRIIEVPTDLLSLSEDITQWLSEVENCKVQKMDAMFSAVYYALNLCDKMQGCSGTNHTPCLQRKILEYFSGVENADFCKKIDGQSSPFLRADIKVFLQSNSQARFTPRAVARIMHGIASPAYPSTTWSKTHFWGRYTRIDFKVVMEAAKEELKHLVGKCTL from the exons ATGGAGTCGGATTCTGATTCCGACGGGTCTCACATCTCTGCAACTCCTCCGAGAAATTTAAGTTTGTCACCACCGCGGCCGTCACCAACGCGGCCGCTACCACCACCTCTCGTGGTGTCAAACAAATCCCGAATCAGAATTAAACCCTCAAAATCAAAACCAGCTCCTTCTGGATCCTCCAAAGCCCCGTCGAAACCCGAGCCGGTCCTGGAAACCCCTCTCTCCCTTCCCACCGATCTCCCCTTCCAAATTCGGCGACCTTCCGATGCGCCGTCAGTTTCCTCCTCCATCGAAACCCTCCCTGCTGGTTTCTTCTCCTCCTCCCACTCTGCTTCGTTCGCGAAGATTCGAAGACCGCTCATTAACCAAGAACCTTCTGTAATCGAACCCGTTCTTACTACCACCGCGTCTGATTCACGCGCTGATAGCACTGATGCGAGGACACGCAGAAAGACGCGGCTTCCCAACCTGATAGGTGCCAGCGCGCCTATGCCTACCGTGAAGCCTCGACCATGCAGCGGCGGCGATGGGAACTTCGTGAGGCTAAACTTGAGTGGCAAGCGAAGGAAGTTCTTGAACAAGAAGGGAAAATCCAGCGGGAAAAGATACAAGAGAGGGAAATTCATATCGCGGCACGAAAGGGAGGGGAAAGAGAAGGATATTGGAGAGTTGAAGCAGAGAGGGGATTGTAAGATTCGTGAGATTGATTGCGCTGTAGTGGAAGAGGCTGTAGCTGCGACGCTTGATGAGCCTTCGGAGGAAAATTTagtgaagattttgaaattagTTTATGGTTATGATTGTTTCCGAGACGGGCAGGTTGAGGCAATTCAGATGGTTCTTGCTGGGAAGTCAGGAGCGGTTGTTTTGCCGACCGGTGCCGGGAAGTCGCTGTGTTATCAGTTGCCTGCTCTGATCTTGCCTGGGATTACATTGGTAGTTAGTCCATTGTTGGCTTTGATGATTGATCAGCTCAGGCAATTGCCTTATGTGATTAAGGGTGGTCTTCTAACTAGTACTCAG ACACCTGAAGAAGCCTCTGAATCACTGATGCAGCTTCGACAAGGGGAGATAAAG ttGCTTTTTGTTTCACCGGAGCGGTTTCTGAATGAAGGGTTTCTGTCTATCATTTCTTCTTTGCCAGCCATCTCACTTGTTGTTATTGACGAAGCACACTGTATATCTGAATG GTCTCACAATTTCCGACCGTCTTTTATGCGACTTAGAGCATCTTTGCTTCGTAAGACACTTAATGTTCGTGCTGTGCTTGCAATGACAGCAACTGCTACTACCACAACTTTAGATGCCATCATGTCTGCTCTAGATATCCCTCACTCAAATCTTATTCAGAAGGCGCATTTTAGGGACAATTTTCATTTATCAGTGTCTATGGTCAGAAACAGGCAAGTTATACGCTTCTACATAGTACTTGAGCTTGTATACTTTCATTGTCTGAACTTTGTTAAACTTAtgtttgaattctttgaacATATTAGAATGAAAGATCTGCTGATTATGATAAAGTCTCCTCCTTTTGCGGAAGTTCAGAGCATCATCATATACTGCAAATTTCAG TATGAAACCGATCAAATTAGCAGATATTTGAATGATCACAGTATCTTGGCAAAG AGTTATCATAGTGGTATCACTGCAAAGGAACGTAGCTATGTACAGGACTTGTTTAATTCCAACAAGATCAGAGTG GTTGTGGCCACGGTGGCCTTTGGCATGGGACTGGATAAAAGTGATGTTGGAGCT GTAATTCATTACAGTTTGCCTGAAAGTCTGGAAGAGTATGTACAG GAGATAGGACGTGCCGGAAGGGATGGGAGGTTGTCCTACTGTCACCTATTTTATGATGATGAGACGTTTTTCAAACTTCGTAGTCTTATGTACAg TGAAGGAGTAGACGAATATGCTGTGAACAAATTTCTGCGTGAAGTCTTTCCTTCTGATAAAAGTTCCTGTGGGAAAATATGCTCATTAATCAAAGAATCTGCTTCACGCAGGCTTGATATGAAGGAAGAG GTAATGCTTACTCTTCTGACACGCTTGGAGTTGGGCAATGTGCAGTACCTGCAGTTACTTCCACAGATCAATGCAACTTGCACTTTGGCTTTCCATAAG ACTAGTCCGCCATTACTTGCCCAAAAAGTATCTGCTATAGCTGCAATTCTGAAAAG ATCTGAAAGTAAGCGTGGGCAATATATTTTTGACATCCCTACTGTGGCAAATGACATGGGGGTTACAGCAGTTAAATTAACAAATCAGTTGTACGACCTGAAG TTGATGGGAGAAATAACTTATGAAATGAAGGACATGGCCTACTGTTATAGGATCATTGAAGTTCCTACAGACTTGTTATCACTATCAGAAGATATTACCCAATGGTTATCAGAAGTTGAAAATTGTAAG GTACAAAAAATGGATGCAATGTTTAGTGCTGTATATTATGCATTAAATCTATGTGATAAGATGCAAGGTTGCAGTGGGACCAATCACACACCATGCTTGCAAAGGAAAATATTGGAGTATTTTTCTGGAGTTGAAAATGCTGATTTCTGCAAGAAAATTGATGGCCAAAGCAG TCCTTTCCTGCGAGCGGATATAAAG GTCTTTCTACAGAGCAATTCACAGGCCCGATTTACACCAAGAGCTGTTGCGAGAATAATGCATGGAATTGCAAGCCCGGCGTATCCTTCAACAACATGGAGTAAAACTCACTTCTG GGGAAGGTATACTCGAATAGACTTTAAGGTAGTGATGGAAGCAGCAAAGGAAGAACTTAAACATTTGGTCGGAAAATGTACGCTCTGA
- the LOC106765523 gene encoding ATP-dependent DNA helicase Q-like 5 isoform X4 — MESDSDSDGSHISATPPRNLSLSPPRPSPTRPLPPPLVVSNKSRIRIKPSKSKPAPSGSSKAPSKPEPVLETPLSLPTDLPFQIRRPSDAPSVSSSIETLPAGFFSSSHSASFAKIRRPLINQEPSVIEPVLTTTASDSRADSTDARTRRKTRLPNLIGASAPMPTVKPRPCSGGDGNFVRLNLSGKRRKFLNKKGKSSGKRYKRGKFISRHEREGKEKDIGELKQRGDCKIREIDCAVVEEAVAATLDEPSEENLVKILKLVYGYDCFRDGQVEAIQMVLAGKSGAVVLPTGAGKSLCYQLPALILPGITLVVSPLLALMIDQLRQLPYVIKGGLLTSTQTPEEASESLMQLRQGEIKLLFVSPERFLNEGFLSIISSLPAISLVVIDEAHCISEWSHNFRPSFMRLRASLLRKTLNVRAVLAMTATATTTTLDAIMSALDIPHSNLIQKAHFRDNFHLSVSMVRNRMKDLLIMIKSPPFAEVQSIIIYCKFQVVATVAFGMGLDKSDVGAVIHYSLPESLEEYVQEIGRAGRDGRLSYCHLFYDDETFFKLRSLMYSEGVDEYAVNKFLREVFPSDKSSCGKICSLIKESASRRLDMKEEVMLTLLTRLELGNVQYLQLLPQINATCTLAFHKTSPPLLAQKVSAIAAILKRSESKRGQYIFDIPTVANDMGVTAVKLTNQLYDLKLMGEITYEMKDMAYCYRIIEVPTDLLSLSEDITQWLSEVENCKVQKMDAMFSAVYYALNLCDKMQGCSGTNHTPCLQRKILEYFSGVENADFCKKIDGQSSPFLRADIKVFLQSNSQARFTPRAVARIMHGIASPAYPSTTWSKTHFWGRYTRIDFKVVMEAAKEELKHLVGKCTL; from the exons ATGGAGTCGGATTCTGATTCCGACGGGTCTCACATCTCTGCAACTCCTCCGAGAAATTTAAGTTTGTCACCACCGCGGCCGTCACCAACGCGGCCGCTACCACCACCTCTCGTGGTGTCAAACAAATCCCGAATCAGAATTAAACCCTCAAAATCAAAACCAGCTCCTTCTGGATCCTCCAAAGCCCCGTCGAAACCCGAGCCGGTCCTGGAAACCCCTCTCTCCCTTCCCACCGATCTCCCCTTCCAAATTCGGCGACCTTCCGATGCGCCGTCAGTTTCCTCCTCCATCGAAACCCTCCCTGCTGGTTTCTTCTCCTCCTCCCACTCTGCTTCGTTCGCGAAGATTCGAAGACCGCTCATTAACCAAGAACCTTCTGTAATCGAACCCGTTCTTACTACCACCGCGTCTGATTCACGCGCTGATAGCACTGATGCGAGGACACGCAGAAAGACGCGGCTTCCCAACCTGATAGGTGCCAGCGCGCCTATGCCTACCGTGAAGCCTCGACCATGCAGCGGCGGCGATGGGAACTTCGTGAGGCTAAACTTGAGTGGCAAGCGAAGGAAGTTCTTGAACAAGAAGGGAAAATCCAGCGGGAAAAGATACAAGAGAGGGAAATTCATATCGCGGCACGAAAGGGAGGGGAAAGAGAAGGATATTGGAGAGTTGAAGCAGAGAGGGGATTGTAAGATTCGTGAGATTGATTGCGCTGTAGTGGAAGAGGCTGTAGCTGCGACGCTTGATGAGCCTTCGGAGGAAAATTTagtgaagattttgaaattagTTTATGGTTATGATTGTTTCCGAGACGGGCAGGTTGAGGCAATTCAGATGGTTCTTGCTGGGAAGTCAGGAGCGGTTGTTTTGCCGACCGGTGCCGGGAAGTCGCTGTGTTATCAGTTGCCTGCTCTGATCTTGCCTGGGATTACATTGGTAGTTAGTCCATTGTTGGCTTTGATGATTGATCAGCTCAGGCAATTGCCTTATGTGATTAAGGGTGGTCTTCTAACTAGTACTCAG ACACCTGAAGAAGCCTCTGAATCACTGATGCAGCTTCGACAAGGGGAGATAAAG ttGCTTTTTGTTTCACCGGAGCGGTTTCTGAATGAAGGGTTTCTGTCTATCATTTCTTCTTTGCCAGCCATCTCACTTGTTGTTATTGACGAAGCACACTGTATATCTGAATG GTCTCACAATTTCCGACCGTCTTTTATGCGACTTAGAGCATCTTTGCTTCGTAAGACACTTAATGTTCGTGCTGTGCTTGCAATGACAGCAACTGCTACTACCACAACTTTAGATGCCATCATGTCTGCTCTAGATATCCCTCACTCAAATCTTATTCAGAAGGCGCATTTTAGGGACAATTTTCATTTATCAGTGTCTATGGTCAGAAACAG AATGAAAGATCTGCTGATTATGATAAAGTCTCCTCCTTTTGCGGAAGTTCAGAGCATCATCATATACTGCAAATTTCAG GTTGTGGCCACGGTGGCCTTTGGCATGGGACTGGATAAAAGTGATGTTGGAGCT GTAATTCATTACAGTTTGCCTGAAAGTCTGGAAGAGTATGTACAG GAGATAGGACGTGCCGGAAGGGATGGGAGGTTGTCCTACTGTCACCTATTTTATGATGATGAGACGTTTTTCAAACTTCGTAGTCTTATGTACAg TGAAGGAGTAGACGAATATGCTGTGAACAAATTTCTGCGTGAAGTCTTTCCTTCTGATAAAAGTTCCTGTGGGAAAATATGCTCATTAATCAAAGAATCTGCTTCACGCAGGCTTGATATGAAGGAAGAG GTAATGCTTACTCTTCTGACACGCTTGGAGTTGGGCAATGTGCAGTACCTGCAGTTACTTCCACAGATCAATGCAACTTGCACTTTGGCTTTCCATAAG ACTAGTCCGCCATTACTTGCCCAAAAAGTATCTGCTATAGCTGCAATTCTGAAAAG ATCTGAAAGTAAGCGTGGGCAATATATTTTTGACATCCCTACTGTGGCAAATGACATGGGGGTTACAGCAGTTAAATTAACAAATCAGTTGTACGACCTGAAG TTGATGGGAGAAATAACTTATGAAATGAAGGACATGGCCTACTGTTATAGGATCATTGAAGTTCCTACAGACTTGTTATCACTATCAGAAGATATTACCCAATGGTTATCAGAAGTTGAAAATTGTAAG GTACAAAAAATGGATGCAATGTTTAGTGCTGTATATTATGCATTAAATCTATGTGATAAGATGCAAGGTTGCAGTGGGACCAATCACACACCATGCTTGCAAAGGAAAATATTGGAGTATTTTTCTGGAGTTGAAAATGCTGATTTCTGCAAGAAAATTGATGGCCAAAGCAG TCCTTTCCTGCGAGCGGATATAAAG GTCTTTCTACAGAGCAATTCACAGGCCCGATTTACACCAAGAGCTGTTGCGAGAATAATGCATGGAATTGCAAGCCCGGCGTATCCTTCAACAACATGGAGTAAAACTCACTTCTG GGGAAGGTATACTCGAATAGACTTTAAGGTAGTGATGGAAGCAGCAAAGGAAGAACTTAAACATTTGGTCGGAAAATGTACGCTCTGA
- the LOC106765523 gene encoding ATP-dependent DNA helicase Q-like 5 isoform X3: MESDSDSDGSHISATPPRNLSLSPPRPSPTRPLPPPLVVSNKSRIRIKPSKSKPAPSGSSKAPSKPEPVLETPLSLPTDLPFQIRRPSDAPSVSSSIETLPAGFFSSSHSASFAKIRRPLINQEPSVIEPVLTTTASDSRADSTDARTRRKTRLPNLIGASAPMPTVKPRPCSGGDGNFVRLNLSGKRRKFLNKKGKSSGKRYKRGKFISRHEREGKEKDIGELKQRGDCKIREIDCAVVEEAVAATLDEPSEENLVKILKLVYGYDCFRDGQVEAIQMVLAGKSGAVVLPTGAGKSLCYQLPALILPGITLVVSPLLALMIDQLRQLPYVIKGGLLTSTQTPEEASESLMQLRQGEIKLLFVSPERFLNEGFLSIISSLPAISLVVIDEAHCISEWSHNFRPSFMRLRASLLRKTLNVRAVLAMTATATTTTLDAIMSALDIPHSNLIQKAHFRDNFHLSVSMVRNRMKDLLIMIKSPPFAEVQSIIIYCKFQYETDQISRYLNDHSILAKVVATVAFGMGLDKSDVGAVIHYSLPESLEEYVQEIGRAGRDGRLSYCHLFYDDETFFKLRSLMYSEGVDEYAVNKFLREVFPSDKSSCGKICSLIKESASRRLDMKEEVMLTLLTRLELGNVQYLQLLPQINATCTLAFHKTSPPLLAQKVSAIAAILKRSESKRGQYIFDIPTVANDMGVTAVKLTNQLYDLKLMGEITYEMKDMAYCYRIIEVPTDLLSLSEDITQWLSEVENCKVQKMDAMFSAVYYALNLCDKMQGCSGTNHTPCLQRKILEYFSGVENADFCKKIDGQSSPFLRADIKVFLQSNSQARFTPRAVARIMHGIASPAYPSTTWSKTHFWGRYTRIDFKVVMEAAKEELKHLVGKCTL; this comes from the exons ATGGAGTCGGATTCTGATTCCGACGGGTCTCACATCTCTGCAACTCCTCCGAGAAATTTAAGTTTGTCACCACCGCGGCCGTCACCAACGCGGCCGCTACCACCACCTCTCGTGGTGTCAAACAAATCCCGAATCAGAATTAAACCCTCAAAATCAAAACCAGCTCCTTCTGGATCCTCCAAAGCCCCGTCGAAACCCGAGCCGGTCCTGGAAACCCCTCTCTCCCTTCCCACCGATCTCCCCTTCCAAATTCGGCGACCTTCCGATGCGCCGTCAGTTTCCTCCTCCATCGAAACCCTCCCTGCTGGTTTCTTCTCCTCCTCCCACTCTGCTTCGTTCGCGAAGATTCGAAGACCGCTCATTAACCAAGAACCTTCTGTAATCGAACCCGTTCTTACTACCACCGCGTCTGATTCACGCGCTGATAGCACTGATGCGAGGACACGCAGAAAGACGCGGCTTCCCAACCTGATAGGTGCCAGCGCGCCTATGCCTACCGTGAAGCCTCGACCATGCAGCGGCGGCGATGGGAACTTCGTGAGGCTAAACTTGAGTGGCAAGCGAAGGAAGTTCTTGAACAAGAAGGGAAAATCCAGCGGGAAAAGATACAAGAGAGGGAAATTCATATCGCGGCACGAAAGGGAGGGGAAAGAGAAGGATATTGGAGAGTTGAAGCAGAGAGGGGATTGTAAGATTCGTGAGATTGATTGCGCTGTAGTGGAAGAGGCTGTAGCTGCGACGCTTGATGAGCCTTCGGAGGAAAATTTagtgaagattttgaaattagTTTATGGTTATGATTGTTTCCGAGACGGGCAGGTTGAGGCAATTCAGATGGTTCTTGCTGGGAAGTCAGGAGCGGTTGTTTTGCCGACCGGTGCCGGGAAGTCGCTGTGTTATCAGTTGCCTGCTCTGATCTTGCCTGGGATTACATTGGTAGTTAGTCCATTGTTGGCTTTGATGATTGATCAGCTCAGGCAATTGCCTTATGTGATTAAGGGTGGTCTTCTAACTAGTACTCAG ACACCTGAAGAAGCCTCTGAATCACTGATGCAGCTTCGACAAGGGGAGATAAAG ttGCTTTTTGTTTCACCGGAGCGGTTTCTGAATGAAGGGTTTCTGTCTATCATTTCTTCTTTGCCAGCCATCTCACTTGTTGTTATTGACGAAGCACACTGTATATCTGAATG GTCTCACAATTTCCGACCGTCTTTTATGCGACTTAGAGCATCTTTGCTTCGTAAGACACTTAATGTTCGTGCTGTGCTTGCAATGACAGCAACTGCTACTACCACAACTTTAGATGCCATCATGTCTGCTCTAGATATCCCTCACTCAAATCTTATTCAGAAGGCGCATTTTAGGGACAATTTTCATTTATCAGTGTCTATGGTCAGAAACAG AATGAAAGATCTGCTGATTATGATAAAGTCTCCTCCTTTTGCGGAAGTTCAGAGCATCATCATATACTGCAAATTTCAG TATGAAACCGATCAAATTAGCAGATATTTGAATGATCACAGTATCTTGGCAAAG GTTGTGGCCACGGTGGCCTTTGGCATGGGACTGGATAAAAGTGATGTTGGAGCT GTAATTCATTACAGTTTGCCTGAAAGTCTGGAAGAGTATGTACAG GAGATAGGACGTGCCGGAAGGGATGGGAGGTTGTCCTACTGTCACCTATTTTATGATGATGAGACGTTTTTCAAACTTCGTAGTCTTATGTACAg TGAAGGAGTAGACGAATATGCTGTGAACAAATTTCTGCGTGAAGTCTTTCCTTCTGATAAAAGTTCCTGTGGGAAAATATGCTCATTAATCAAAGAATCTGCTTCACGCAGGCTTGATATGAAGGAAGAG GTAATGCTTACTCTTCTGACACGCTTGGAGTTGGGCAATGTGCAGTACCTGCAGTTACTTCCACAGATCAATGCAACTTGCACTTTGGCTTTCCATAAG ACTAGTCCGCCATTACTTGCCCAAAAAGTATCTGCTATAGCTGCAATTCTGAAAAG ATCTGAAAGTAAGCGTGGGCAATATATTTTTGACATCCCTACTGTGGCAAATGACATGGGGGTTACAGCAGTTAAATTAACAAATCAGTTGTACGACCTGAAG TTGATGGGAGAAATAACTTATGAAATGAAGGACATGGCCTACTGTTATAGGATCATTGAAGTTCCTACAGACTTGTTATCACTATCAGAAGATATTACCCAATGGTTATCAGAAGTTGAAAATTGTAAG GTACAAAAAATGGATGCAATGTTTAGTGCTGTATATTATGCATTAAATCTATGTGATAAGATGCAAGGTTGCAGTGGGACCAATCACACACCATGCTTGCAAAGGAAAATATTGGAGTATTTTTCTGGAGTTGAAAATGCTGATTTCTGCAAGAAAATTGATGGCCAAAGCAG TCCTTTCCTGCGAGCGGATATAAAG GTCTTTCTACAGAGCAATTCACAGGCCCGATTTACACCAAGAGCTGTTGCGAGAATAATGCATGGAATTGCAAGCCCGGCGTATCCTTCAACAACATGGAGTAAAACTCACTTCTG GGGAAGGTATACTCGAATAGACTTTAAGGTAGTGATGGAAGCAGCAAAGGAAGAACTTAAACATTTGGTCGGAAAATGTACGCTCTGA
- the LOC106765523 gene encoding ATP-dependent DNA helicase Q-like 5 isoform X2, producing MESDSDSDGSHISATPPRNLSLSPPRPSPTRPLPPPLVVSNKSRIRIKPSKSKPAPSGSSKAPSKPEPVLETPLSLPTDLPFQIRRPSDAPSVSSSIETLPAGFFSSSHSASFAKIRRPLINQEPSVIEPVLTTTASDSRADSTDARTRRKTRLPNLIGASAPMPTVKPRPCSGGDGNFVRLNLSGKRRKFLNKKGKSSGKRYKRGKFISRHEREGKEKDIGELKQRGDCKIREIDCAVVEEAVAATLDEPSEENLVKILKLVYGYDCFRDGQVEAIQMVLAGKSGAVVLPTGAGKSLCYQLPALILPGITLVVSPLLALMIDQLRQLPYVIKGGLLTSTQTPEEASESLMQLRQGEIKLLFVSPERFLNEGFLSIISSLPAISLVVIDEAHCISEWSHNFRPSFMRLRASLLRKTLNVRAVLAMTATATTTTLDAIMSALDIPHSNLIQKAHFRDNFHLSVSMVRNRMKDLLIMIKSPPFAEVQSIIIYCKFQYETDQISRYLNDHSILAKSYHSGITAKERSYVQDLFNSNKIRVVVATVAFGMGLDKSDVGAVIHYSLPESLEEYVQEIGRAGRDGRLSYCHLFYDDETFFKLRSLMYSEGVDEYAVNKFLREVFPSDKSSCGKICSLIKESASRRLDMKEEVMLTLLTRLELGNVQYLQLLPQINATCTLAFHKTSPPLLAQKVSAIAAILKRSESKRGQYIFDIPTVANDMGVTAVKLTNQLYDLKLMGEITYEMKDMAYCYRIIEVPTDLLSLSEDITQWLSEVENCKVQKMDAMFSAVYYALNLCDKMQGCSGTNHTPCLQRKILEYFSGVENADFCKKIDGQSSPFLRADIKVFLQSNSQARFTPRAVARIMHGIASPAYPSTTWSKTHFWGRYTRIDFKVVMEAAKEELKHLVGKCTL from the exons ATGGAGTCGGATTCTGATTCCGACGGGTCTCACATCTCTGCAACTCCTCCGAGAAATTTAAGTTTGTCACCACCGCGGCCGTCACCAACGCGGCCGCTACCACCACCTCTCGTGGTGTCAAACAAATCCCGAATCAGAATTAAACCCTCAAAATCAAAACCAGCTCCTTCTGGATCCTCCAAAGCCCCGTCGAAACCCGAGCCGGTCCTGGAAACCCCTCTCTCCCTTCCCACCGATCTCCCCTTCCAAATTCGGCGACCTTCCGATGCGCCGTCAGTTTCCTCCTCCATCGAAACCCTCCCTGCTGGTTTCTTCTCCTCCTCCCACTCTGCTTCGTTCGCGAAGATTCGAAGACCGCTCATTAACCAAGAACCTTCTGTAATCGAACCCGTTCTTACTACCACCGCGTCTGATTCACGCGCTGATAGCACTGATGCGAGGACACGCAGAAAGACGCGGCTTCCCAACCTGATAGGTGCCAGCGCGCCTATGCCTACCGTGAAGCCTCGACCATGCAGCGGCGGCGATGGGAACTTCGTGAGGCTAAACTTGAGTGGCAAGCGAAGGAAGTTCTTGAACAAGAAGGGAAAATCCAGCGGGAAAAGATACAAGAGAGGGAAATTCATATCGCGGCACGAAAGGGAGGGGAAAGAGAAGGATATTGGAGAGTTGAAGCAGAGAGGGGATTGTAAGATTCGTGAGATTGATTGCGCTGTAGTGGAAGAGGCTGTAGCTGCGACGCTTGATGAGCCTTCGGAGGAAAATTTagtgaagattttgaaattagTTTATGGTTATGATTGTTTCCGAGACGGGCAGGTTGAGGCAATTCAGATGGTTCTTGCTGGGAAGTCAGGAGCGGTTGTTTTGCCGACCGGTGCCGGGAAGTCGCTGTGTTATCAGTTGCCTGCTCTGATCTTGCCTGGGATTACATTGGTAGTTAGTCCATTGTTGGCTTTGATGATTGATCAGCTCAGGCAATTGCCTTATGTGATTAAGGGTGGTCTTCTAACTAGTACTCAG ACACCTGAAGAAGCCTCTGAATCACTGATGCAGCTTCGACAAGGGGAGATAAAG ttGCTTTTTGTTTCACCGGAGCGGTTTCTGAATGAAGGGTTTCTGTCTATCATTTCTTCTTTGCCAGCCATCTCACTTGTTGTTATTGACGAAGCACACTGTATATCTGAATG GTCTCACAATTTCCGACCGTCTTTTATGCGACTTAGAGCATCTTTGCTTCGTAAGACACTTAATGTTCGTGCTGTGCTTGCAATGACAGCAACTGCTACTACCACAACTTTAGATGCCATCATGTCTGCTCTAGATATCCCTCACTCAAATCTTATTCAGAAGGCGCATTTTAGGGACAATTTTCATTTATCAGTGTCTATGGTCAGAAACAG AATGAAAGATCTGCTGATTATGATAAAGTCTCCTCCTTTTGCGGAAGTTCAGAGCATCATCATATACTGCAAATTTCAG TATGAAACCGATCAAATTAGCAGATATTTGAATGATCACAGTATCTTGGCAAAG AGTTATCATAGTGGTATCACTGCAAAGGAACGTAGCTATGTACAGGACTTGTTTAATTCCAACAAGATCAGAGTG GTTGTGGCCACGGTGGCCTTTGGCATGGGACTGGATAAAAGTGATGTTGGAGCT GTAATTCATTACAGTTTGCCTGAAAGTCTGGAAGAGTATGTACAG GAGATAGGACGTGCCGGAAGGGATGGGAGGTTGTCCTACTGTCACCTATTTTATGATGATGAGACGTTTTTCAAACTTCGTAGTCTTATGTACAg TGAAGGAGTAGACGAATATGCTGTGAACAAATTTCTGCGTGAAGTCTTTCCTTCTGATAAAAGTTCCTGTGGGAAAATATGCTCATTAATCAAAGAATCTGCTTCACGCAGGCTTGATATGAAGGAAGAG GTAATGCTTACTCTTCTGACACGCTTGGAGTTGGGCAATGTGCAGTACCTGCAGTTACTTCCACAGATCAATGCAACTTGCACTTTGGCTTTCCATAAG ACTAGTCCGCCATTACTTGCCCAAAAAGTATCTGCTATAGCTGCAATTCTGAAAAG ATCTGAAAGTAAGCGTGGGCAATATATTTTTGACATCCCTACTGTGGCAAATGACATGGGGGTTACAGCAGTTAAATTAACAAATCAGTTGTACGACCTGAAG TTGATGGGAGAAATAACTTATGAAATGAAGGACATGGCCTACTGTTATAGGATCATTGAAGTTCCTACAGACTTGTTATCACTATCAGAAGATATTACCCAATGGTTATCAGAAGTTGAAAATTGTAAG GTACAAAAAATGGATGCAATGTTTAGTGCTGTATATTATGCATTAAATCTATGTGATAAGATGCAAGGTTGCAGTGGGACCAATCACACACCATGCTTGCAAAGGAAAATATTGGAGTATTTTTCTGGAGTTGAAAATGCTGATTTCTGCAAGAAAATTGATGGCCAAAGCAG TCCTTTCCTGCGAGCGGATATAAAG GTCTTTCTACAGAGCAATTCACAGGCCCGATTTACACCAAGAGCTGTTGCGAGAATAATGCATGGAATTGCAAGCCCGGCGTATCCTTCAACAACATGGAGTAAAACTCACTTCTG GGGAAGGTATACTCGAATAGACTTTAAGGTAGTGATGGAAGCAGCAAAGGAAGAACTTAAACATTTGGTCGGAAAATGTACGCTCTGA